From Ascaphus truei isolate aAscTru1 chromosome 17, aAscTru1.hap1, whole genome shotgun sequence, the proteins below share one genomic window:
- the MBD4 gene encoding methyl-CpG-binding domain protein 4 isoform X1, translating to MAAPILGSEEMAQPLRDPEVKNCDFISHSVDNLQQVYSIAEFNTDLHSRAAGSNVLGTLPDGWKKVLKQRQSGKTAGKYDLCFISPQGKKFRSKSSLVKYVKNNKETNIKLDHFDFTVPTSKQQLIQKESGGESTEVKSIYSSTEEKNVTSTCLVQENDVKSCYITEGSQNTGEEMLVVREKVNNLERKKGVCRKRVKSYKTRTGSEKRAKEGGKVKRQSKGSFTKQEAQIKLKENLLSMNNKQKGTAKSPTGETWSDSGSQLIFHSLAADQLCEDEGEEDAKDPTEDNCRSMEKAEDQILLCLPELLCDTETEETSSDSQLDDRKAFTGTKRLKNSIPRSQVEKRKTSPYFSRKATKEALEPPKRKVFSKWTPPRSPFNLVQETLFHDSWKLLIATIFLNKTSGKMAIPALWEFLEKYPTPEVARATEWKEMSELLKPLGLHELRAKAIVRFSDEYLTKKWRYPIELHGIGKYGNDSYRIFCVNEWKEVRARSDLRVTQVHPEDHKLNKYHTWLWESQDKLSLQ from the exons atggcggctcccATACTGGGCAG TGAGGAAATGGCACAGCCCCTTAGAGATCCAGAGGTTAAAAATTGTGATTTTATCAGCCACTCTGTGGATAATTTACAGCAAGTCTACAGTATTGCAGAATTCAACACGGATCTGCATTCCAGAGCTGCAGGTTCAAATGTCCTAGGAACTCTTCCAGATGGTTGGAAAAAAGTTTTAAAACAGAGACAATCAGGGAAAACTGCTGGGAAATATGACCTCTGCTTTATAAG CCCACAGGGCAAAAAGTTCAGATCCAAAAGTTCTCTTGTAAAATATGTTAAGAATAACAAAGAGACCAATATTAAACTGGATCACTTTGACTTCACTGTCCCAACTTCAAAGCAGCAGCTAATACAAAAGGAAAGTGGTGGGGAAAGCACAGAAGTTAAGAGTATATATAGTAGCACCGAGGAGAAGAACGTGACAAGCACATGTCTGGTGCAAGAAAATGATGTCAAGTCTTGCTATATAACAGAGGGGTCACAAAATACAGGAGAGGAAATGTTGGTAGTGAGAGAAAAAGTGAACAATTTGGAGAGAAAGAAAGGTGTTTGCAGAAAAAGGGTTAAAAGTTACAAGACAAGAACAGGGTCAGAAAAAAGGGCAAAAGAAGGTGGAAAAGTCAAACGACAAAGCAAAGGTTCTTTCACTAAGCAAGAAGCACAAATCAAGCTAAAGGAAAATCTCCTGAGTATGAATAATAAGCAAAAAGGGACAGCAAAATCCCCCACGGGGGAGACATGGAGTGATTCAGGATCACAGCTCATATTCCATTCACTGGCTGCAGATCAGCTGTGTGAAGATGAGGGGGAAGAAGATGCTAAGGACCCAACTGAGGATAACTGCAGGTCCATGGAGAAAGCAGAAGATCAGATACTTCTATGTCTGCCGGAGCTGTTATGTGACACGGAGACAGAGGAAACAAGCAGTGATTCCCAGCTGGATGATCGGAAAGCTTTTACTGGCACGAAAAGACTGAAAA ACTCCATCCCAAGATCGCAGGTGGAAAAGAGGAAAACCAGTCCCTATTTCTCAAGGAAAGCTACCAAAGAAG CCCTGGAGCCTCCTAAAAGAAAAGTTTTTAGCAAGTGGACTCCTCCTCGTTCTCCTTTTAATTTAGTCCAAGAGACCCTCTTTCATGACTCCTGGAAGCTTCTCATTGCTACCATCTTCCTGAACAAGACCTCCG GTAAGATGGCAATACCCGCACTTTGGGAGTTCCTGGAGAAATACCCCACCCCGGAAGTAGCCAGAGCCACAGAATGGAAGGAGATGTCGGAGCTTTTGAAACCGCTGGGTCTCCACGAGCTCAGGGCAAAGGCCATCGTCCGGTTTTCAG ATGAGTATCTCACCAAGAAGTGGAGGTATCCCATTGAACTCCACGGAATTGGAAAATATGGCAACGATTCGTACCGGATCTTCTGTGTGAACGAGTGGAAGGAGGTACGGGCTCGGAGTGACCTCCGTGTTACACag gTACACCCAGAAGATCACAAGCTGAATAAATATCACACCTGGCTGTGGGAAAGCCAGGACAAGCTCAGCCTGCAGTGA
- the MBD4 gene encoding methyl-CpG-binding domain protein 4 isoform X3 translates to MAQPLRDPEVKNCDFISHSVDNLQQVYSIAEFNTDLHSRAAGSNVLGTLPDGWKKVLKQRQSGKTAGKYDLCFISPQGKKFRSKSSLVKYVKNNKETNIKLDHFDFTVPTSKQQLIQKESGGESTEVKSIYSSTEEKNVTSTCLVQENDVKSCYITEGSQNTGEEMLVVREKVNNLERKKGVCRKRVKSYKTRTGSEKRAKEGGKVKRQSKGSFTKQEAQIKLKENLLSMNNKQKGTAKSPTGETWSDSGSQLIFHSLAADQLCEDEGEEDAKDPTEDNCRSMEKAEDQILLCLPELLCDTETEETSSDSQLDDRKAFTGTKRLKNSIPRSQVEKRKTSPYFSRKATKEALEPPKRKVFSKWTPPRSPFNLVQETLFHDSWKLLIATIFLNKTSGKMAIPALWEFLEKYPTPEVARATEWKEMSELLKPLGLHELRAKAIVRFSDEYLTKKWRYPIELHGIGKYGNDSYRIFCVNEWKEVRARSDLRVTQVHPEDHKLNKYHTWLWESQDKLSLQ, encoded by the exons ATGGCACAGCCCCTTAGAGATCCAGAGGTTAAAAATTGTGATTTTATCAGCCACTCTGTGGATAATTTACAGCAAGTCTACAGTATTGCAGAATTCAACACGGATCTGCATTCCAGAGCTGCAGGTTCAAATGTCCTAGGAACTCTTCCAGATGGTTGGAAAAAAGTTTTAAAACAGAGACAATCAGGGAAAACTGCTGGGAAATATGACCTCTGCTTTATAAG CCCACAGGGCAAAAAGTTCAGATCCAAAAGTTCTCTTGTAAAATATGTTAAGAATAACAAAGAGACCAATATTAAACTGGATCACTTTGACTTCACTGTCCCAACTTCAAAGCAGCAGCTAATACAAAAGGAAAGTGGTGGGGAAAGCACAGAAGTTAAGAGTATATATAGTAGCACCGAGGAGAAGAACGTGACAAGCACATGTCTGGTGCAAGAAAATGATGTCAAGTCTTGCTATATAACAGAGGGGTCACAAAATACAGGAGAGGAAATGTTGGTAGTGAGAGAAAAAGTGAACAATTTGGAGAGAAAGAAAGGTGTTTGCAGAAAAAGGGTTAAAAGTTACAAGACAAGAACAGGGTCAGAAAAAAGGGCAAAAGAAGGTGGAAAAGTCAAACGACAAAGCAAAGGTTCTTTCACTAAGCAAGAAGCACAAATCAAGCTAAAGGAAAATCTCCTGAGTATGAATAATAAGCAAAAAGGGACAGCAAAATCCCCCACGGGGGAGACATGGAGTGATTCAGGATCACAGCTCATATTCCATTCACTGGCTGCAGATCAGCTGTGTGAAGATGAGGGGGAAGAAGATGCTAAGGACCCAACTGAGGATAACTGCAGGTCCATGGAGAAAGCAGAAGATCAGATACTTCTATGTCTGCCGGAGCTGTTATGTGACACGGAGACAGAGGAAACAAGCAGTGATTCCCAGCTGGATGATCGGAAAGCTTTTACTGGCACGAAAAGACTGAAAA ACTCCATCCCAAGATCGCAGGTGGAAAAGAGGAAAACCAGTCCCTATTTCTCAAGGAAAGCTACCAAAGAAG CCCTGGAGCCTCCTAAAAGAAAAGTTTTTAGCAAGTGGACTCCTCCTCGTTCTCCTTTTAATTTAGTCCAAGAGACCCTCTTTCATGACTCCTGGAAGCTTCTCATTGCTACCATCTTCCTGAACAAGACCTCCG GTAAGATGGCAATACCCGCACTTTGGGAGTTCCTGGAGAAATACCCCACCCCGGAAGTAGCCAGAGCCACAGAATGGAAGGAGATGTCGGAGCTTTTGAAACCGCTGGGTCTCCACGAGCTCAGGGCAAAGGCCATCGTCCGGTTTTCAG ATGAGTATCTCACCAAGAAGTGGAGGTATCCCATTGAACTCCACGGAATTGGAAAATATGGCAACGATTCGTACCGGATCTTCTGTGTGAACGAGTGGAAGGAGGTACGGGCTCGGAGTGACCTCCGTGTTACACag gTACACCCAGAAGATCACAAGCTGAATAAATATCACACCTGGCTGTGGGAAAGCCAGGACAAGCTCAGCCTGCAGTGA
- the EFCAB12 gene encoding EF-hand calcium-binding domain-containing protein 12, protein MPKAVSFQETPQELSVDDDLKRYRQRDLFQTLFFKAACRSFGAPKSRRRRIIAPPMEKVETAASCTEGALHGARSGRSKSDGDAEKPVIPEGDPRQGCAEWISDRKKLRAHLDSMVDLKKWLVGKLELTETEYRVLDRMSETPTQTQTQTPHVTTRDTDAERPRTPQCCWTIPSIQQPCPEALAILDYYLRKHQLRLVDLYNQIDKHKRWNISIRDLRAARKEARIPISDAQFDDLVSGLSSKIPNVISYKELSVGRQSWRMETKEQRRRDLTVKSVGRSLAPEVRVSDCDRVQATRSGSSSLNSEESLGSRSAFLQVPRISLEEGRPLNYDDMEEIGRMYRERRRRVKSDTLEWFGQSRPLRSGNAAVDAHSMPSTLGGEAGVAVDQFRRQCLQQYYEVLKLCKSHGVPLCERLLERGLLYPGDSRVSSSGQRLRIRQPGTALTCAEAPAKRQPSVRKDSQDSLRLGLGLDLHKEPASPRESSRVTYPASTVPYPTSTYVRRVKAKVRGRSKAGSGTTNCWTTFEQFQEMSRNLKRKFPHAFLTADDNAFWPGHLLDNLRIYLPQVAQRARSVVPSLISDTRRYCHSEGQCLRLLLVQRNAGSSRSYGFAAEMLSFIFDGAII, encoded by the exons ATGCCCAAGGCGGTTTCCTTCCAAGAGACTCCGCAGGAGCTCTCGGTGGACGATGATCTGAAGCGGTACCGGCAGCGGGACCTGTTTCAGACGTTGTTCTTCAAGGCGGCCTGCAGGTCGTTTGGTGCTCCCAAGTCGAGGAGACGCCGTATCATCGCCCCTCCCATGGAGAAGGTGGAGACTGCGGCGTCATGTACGGAGGGGGCTTTACACGGAGCCCGCAGCGGCCGTTCTAAATCAGATGGTGATGCAGAGAAGCCGGTGATCCCGGAGGGAGATCCCCGGCAGGGTTGTGCGGAGTGGATATCCGACAGGAAGAAACTCCGGGCCCATCTGGACAGTATGGTGGACCTGAAGAAATGGCTGGTGGGAAAACTGGAGCTCACGGAGACGGAGTACAGAGTGCTGGATAGGATGTCAGAAACCCCCACCCAAACCCAAACCCAAACGCCCCATGTAACCACTCGTGATACG GACGCAGAGCGGCccaggaccccgcaatgctgctggACCATACCGTCCATCCAACAGCCCTGCCCGGAAGCGCTGGCCATCCTGGATTATTACCTGCGCAAGCACCAGCTGCGTCTCGTGGACCTGTACAACCAGATAGACAAGCACAAGAGGTGGAACATCTCCATCAGGGATCTGAGAGCCGCCAGGAAAGAG GCCAGGATCCCCATCAGTGACGCACAGTTTGATGACCTGGTCTCCGGGCTGAGCAGCAAGATCCCAAATGTTATCAGCTACAAGGAGCTGTCCGTGGGACGTCAATCATGGAGGATGGAAACAAAAGAGCAGCGCAGGAGGGACTTAACGGTCAAGTCAG TTGGCCGCTCCCTGGCTCCTGAAGTCCGGGTAAGTGACTGTGACCGTGTCCAGGCCACAAGGAgcggttcctcctctcttaacaGTGAGGAGAGTCTGGGCAGTAGGTCGGCATTCCTGCAGGTGCCCAGAATCAGCCTGGAGGAAGGGAGACCCCTAAACTATGACGACATGGAGGAGATTGGAAGGAtgtacagagagaggaggcgccgaGTGAAG AGTGACACGCTGGAATGGTTTGGACAGAGCCGCCCCCTGCGCTCGGGGAACGCCGCTGTGGATGCCCACTCCATGCCCTCCACACTGGGAGGAGAGGCGGGCGTGGCGGTGGATCAGTTCAGGAGGCAGTGCCTGCAACAATACTATGAGGTGCTGAAGCTATGTAAGAGCCACGGAGTGCCCCTGTGTGAGAGACTGCTGGAAAGAG GGCTGCTGTATCCCGGGGACAGTCGGGTTAGCTCCTCAGGACAGCGGCTGAGGATCAGACAGCCTGGGACAGCCCTCACCTGCGCAGAGGCTCCTGCGAAGAGACAGCCCTCAGTGAGGAAAGACTCTCAAGACAGCCTGCGCTTGGGCCTGGGCCTGGACCTGCACAAAGAGCCTGCGAGCCCACGGGAGAGCAG CAGGGTAACGTATCCCGCCAGCACTGTACCGTATCCCACCAGCACTTACGTGAGAAGGGTCAAGGCCAAAGTGAGGGGTCGCTCCAAGGCCGGGTCAGGAACCACAAACTGCTGGACCACGTTTGAGCAATTCCAGGAGATGAGCCG GAATCTGAAGAGGAAATTTCCCCACGCCTTCCTGACAGCTGATGACAATGCTTTCTGGCCGGGGCATCTCCTGGACAATCTCCGTATCTATCTGCCCCAGGTCGCTCAGAGGGCCCGATCTGTCGTCCCATCACTGATCAGCGATACCCGGAGATATTGCCATTCAGAAGGACAGTGTCTAAGATTGCTATTGGTCCAAAGAAATGCCGGGAGTTCACGCAGCTATGGATTTGCCGCAGAAATGTTATCATTTATTTTCGATGGCGCTATTATCTAA
- the MBD4 gene encoding methyl-CpG-binding domain protein 4 isoform X4: MAAPILGSEEMAQPLRDPEVKNCDFISHSVDNLQQVYSIAEFNTDLHSRAAGSNVLGTLPDGWKKVLKQRQSGKTAGKYDLCFISPQGKKFRSKSSLVKYVKNNKETNIKLDHFDFTVPTSKQQLIQKESGGESTEVKSIYSSTEEKNVTSTCLVQENDVKSCYITEGSQNTGEEMLVVREKVNNLERKKGVCRKRVKSYKTRTGSEKRAKEGGKVKRQSKGSFTKQEAQIKLKENLLSMNNKQKGTAKSPTGETWSDSGSQLIFHSLAADQLCEDEGEEDAKDPTEDNCRSMEKAEDQILLCLPELLCDTETEETSSDSQLDDRKAFTGTKRLKNSIPRSQVEKRKTSPYFSRKATKEALEPPKRKVFSKWTPPRSPFNLVQETLFHDSWKLLIATIFLNKTSGKMAIPALWEFLEKYPTPEVARATEWKEMSELLKPLGLHELRAKAIVRFSDEYLTKKWRYPIELHGIGKYGNDSYRIFCVNEWKEVHPEDHKLNKYHTWLWESQDKLSLQ; encoded by the exons atggcggctcccATACTGGGCAG TGAGGAAATGGCACAGCCCCTTAGAGATCCAGAGGTTAAAAATTGTGATTTTATCAGCCACTCTGTGGATAATTTACAGCAAGTCTACAGTATTGCAGAATTCAACACGGATCTGCATTCCAGAGCTGCAGGTTCAAATGTCCTAGGAACTCTTCCAGATGGTTGGAAAAAAGTTTTAAAACAGAGACAATCAGGGAAAACTGCTGGGAAATATGACCTCTGCTTTATAAG CCCACAGGGCAAAAAGTTCAGATCCAAAAGTTCTCTTGTAAAATATGTTAAGAATAACAAAGAGACCAATATTAAACTGGATCACTTTGACTTCACTGTCCCAACTTCAAAGCAGCAGCTAATACAAAAGGAAAGTGGTGGGGAAAGCACAGAAGTTAAGAGTATATATAGTAGCACCGAGGAGAAGAACGTGACAAGCACATGTCTGGTGCAAGAAAATGATGTCAAGTCTTGCTATATAACAGAGGGGTCACAAAATACAGGAGAGGAAATGTTGGTAGTGAGAGAAAAAGTGAACAATTTGGAGAGAAAGAAAGGTGTTTGCAGAAAAAGGGTTAAAAGTTACAAGACAAGAACAGGGTCAGAAAAAAGGGCAAAAGAAGGTGGAAAAGTCAAACGACAAAGCAAAGGTTCTTTCACTAAGCAAGAAGCACAAATCAAGCTAAAGGAAAATCTCCTGAGTATGAATAATAAGCAAAAAGGGACAGCAAAATCCCCCACGGGGGAGACATGGAGTGATTCAGGATCACAGCTCATATTCCATTCACTGGCTGCAGATCAGCTGTGTGAAGATGAGGGGGAAGAAGATGCTAAGGACCCAACTGAGGATAACTGCAGGTCCATGGAGAAAGCAGAAGATCAGATACTTCTATGTCTGCCGGAGCTGTTATGTGACACGGAGACAGAGGAAACAAGCAGTGATTCCCAGCTGGATGATCGGAAAGCTTTTACTGGCACGAAAAGACTGAAAA ACTCCATCCCAAGATCGCAGGTGGAAAAGAGGAAAACCAGTCCCTATTTCTCAAGGAAAGCTACCAAAGAAG CCCTGGAGCCTCCTAAAAGAAAAGTTTTTAGCAAGTGGACTCCTCCTCGTTCTCCTTTTAATTTAGTCCAAGAGACCCTCTTTCATGACTCCTGGAAGCTTCTCATTGCTACCATCTTCCTGAACAAGACCTCCG GTAAGATGGCAATACCCGCACTTTGGGAGTTCCTGGAGAAATACCCCACCCCGGAAGTAGCCAGAGCCACAGAATGGAAGGAGATGTCGGAGCTTTTGAAACCGCTGGGTCTCCACGAGCTCAGGGCAAAGGCCATCGTCCGGTTTTCAG ATGAGTATCTCACCAAGAAGTGGAGGTATCCCATTGAACTCCACGGAATTGGAAAATATGGCAACGATTCGTACCGGATCTTCTGTGTGAACGAGTGGAAGGAG gTACACCCAGAAGATCACAAGCTGAATAAATATCACACCTGGCTGTGGGAAAGCCAGGACAAGCTCAGCCTGCAGTGA
- the RPL32 gene encoding large ribosomal subunit protein eL32, with product MAALRPLIKPRIVKKRTKKFIRHQSDRYVKIKRNWRKPRGIDNRVRRRFKGQILMPNIGYGSNKKTKHMLPTGFKKFLVHNVKELEVLMMSNKSFCAEIAHNVSSKNRKTIVERAAQLAIKVTNPNARLRSEENE from the exons ATGGCTGCCCTCAGACCCCTTATTAAACCAAGGATCGTCAAGAAGCGGACAAAGAAGTTCATCCGCCACCAGTCAGATCGCTATGTCAAGATTAAG CGTAACTGGCGTAAGCCCAGGGGTATCGACAACAGAGTCCGCAGGAGGTTCAAGGGACAGATCCTGATGCCCAACATCGGTTACGGGAGTAACAAGAAGACCAAACACATGCTGCCCACAGGATTCAAGAAGTTTCTGGTGCACAATGTCAAGGAGCTGGAGGTCCTCATGATGAGTAATAA GTCCTTCTGTGCAGAAATTGCTCACAATGTCTCCTCCAAGAACCGCAAGACCATTGTGGAAAGAGCAGCGCAGCTCGCCATTAAAGTCACGAACCCCAACGCCAGATTGCGCAGTGAGGAGAACGAATAA
- the MBD4 gene encoding methyl-CpG-binding domain protein 4 isoform X2 — protein sequence MTEEMAQPLRDPEVKNCDFISHSVDNLQQVYSIAEFNTDLHSRAAGSNVLGTLPDGWKKVLKQRQSGKTAGKYDLCFISPQGKKFRSKSSLVKYVKNNKETNIKLDHFDFTVPTSKQQLIQKESGGESTEVKSIYSSTEEKNVTSTCLVQENDVKSCYITEGSQNTGEEMLVVREKVNNLERKKGVCRKRVKSYKTRTGSEKRAKEGGKVKRQSKGSFTKQEAQIKLKENLLSMNNKQKGTAKSPTGETWSDSGSQLIFHSLAADQLCEDEGEEDAKDPTEDNCRSMEKAEDQILLCLPELLCDTETEETSSDSQLDDRKAFTGTKRLKNSIPRSQVEKRKTSPYFSRKATKEALEPPKRKVFSKWTPPRSPFNLVQETLFHDSWKLLIATIFLNKTSGKMAIPALWEFLEKYPTPEVARATEWKEMSELLKPLGLHELRAKAIVRFSDEYLTKKWRYPIELHGIGKYGNDSYRIFCVNEWKEVRARSDLRVTQVHPEDHKLNKYHTWLWESQDKLSLQ from the exons ATGAC TGAGGAAATGGCACAGCCCCTTAGAGATCCAGAGGTTAAAAATTGTGATTTTATCAGCCACTCTGTGGATAATTTACAGCAAGTCTACAGTATTGCAGAATTCAACACGGATCTGCATTCCAGAGCTGCAGGTTCAAATGTCCTAGGAACTCTTCCAGATGGTTGGAAAAAAGTTTTAAAACAGAGACAATCAGGGAAAACTGCTGGGAAATATGACCTCTGCTTTATAAG CCCACAGGGCAAAAAGTTCAGATCCAAAAGTTCTCTTGTAAAATATGTTAAGAATAACAAAGAGACCAATATTAAACTGGATCACTTTGACTTCACTGTCCCAACTTCAAAGCAGCAGCTAATACAAAAGGAAAGTGGTGGGGAAAGCACAGAAGTTAAGAGTATATATAGTAGCACCGAGGAGAAGAACGTGACAAGCACATGTCTGGTGCAAGAAAATGATGTCAAGTCTTGCTATATAACAGAGGGGTCACAAAATACAGGAGAGGAAATGTTGGTAGTGAGAGAAAAAGTGAACAATTTGGAGAGAAAGAAAGGTGTTTGCAGAAAAAGGGTTAAAAGTTACAAGACAAGAACAGGGTCAGAAAAAAGGGCAAAAGAAGGTGGAAAAGTCAAACGACAAAGCAAAGGTTCTTTCACTAAGCAAGAAGCACAAATCAAGCTAAAGGAAAATCTCCTGAGTATGAATAATAAGCAAAAAGGGACAGCAAAATCCCCCACGGGGGAGACATGGAGTGATTCAGGATCACAGCTCATATTCCATTCACTGGCTGCAGATCAGCTGTGTGAAGATGAGGGGGAAGAAGATGCTAAGGACCCAACTGAGGATAACTGCAGGTCCATGGAGAAAGCAGAAGATCAGATACTTCTATGTCTGCCGGAGCTGTTATGTGACACGGAGACAGAGGAAACAAGCAGTGATTCCCAGCTGGATGATCGGAAAGCTTTTACTGGCACGAAAAGACTGAAAA ACTCCATCCCAAGATCGCAGGTGGAAAAGAGGAAAACCAGTCCCTATTTCTCAAGGAAAGCTACCAAAGAAG CCCTGGAGCCTCCTAAAAGAAAAGTTTTTAGCAAGTGGACTCCTCCTCGTTCTCCTTTTAATTTAGTCCAAGAGACCCTCTTTCATGACTCCTGGAAGCTTCTCATTGCTACCATCTTCCTGAACAAGACCTCCG GTAAGATGGCAATACCCGCACTTTGGGAGTTCCTGGAGAAATACCCCACCCCGGAAGTAGCCAGAGCCACAGAATGGAAGGAGATGTCGGAGCTTTTGAAACCGCTGGGTCTCCACGAGCTCAGGGCAAAGGCCATCGTCCGGTTTTCAG ATGAGTATCTCACCAAGAAGTGGAGGTATCCCATTGAACTCCACGGAATTGGAAAATATGGCAACGATTCGTACCGGATCTTCTGTGTGAACGAGTGGAAGGAGGTACGGGCTCGGAGTGACCTCCGTGTTACACag gTACACCCAGAAGATCACAAGCTGAATAAATATCACACCTGGCTGTGGGAAAGCCAGGACAAGCTCAGCCTGCAGTGA